Below is a window of Nitrospira sp. DNA.
TGTCTGGATTGTACTCACCCACAGCACGGCCTGCCCCATGATCGCAGTAGCGGTTTCAGAATCCCTATTCGGTAAACCACAGTTGGGGTTCGCGTTTTCAGGGGACAAGGCTCACCGCGTCCGGCGACAGGTCCGAGAGGAGCAGGTGGCTGAACCCAGGCAGCAAAGAGTCGTCACTATTTCGTCCTGGGCGGCGGATAATTTTTGAACGCTTTTTTAATCGCCTTCTCGGTCAGTTGGATGTTCTCTTCCACGCCTTCTCTCAGCTCGGCCACCATGGTGGCTCGCCACACCAGTGCCTTGTTGGCCGGCTCGACCAAATCTGTAATCAATGTCCCTTCTCGATACTCGTACGACAAGTCCCCGGTGTAGCCGCTGCCCCAGCCATATCCGTCTCCCCAGCTGGACGCCGGAGCGCTGGGCCTGCTTTGCACTTGCTGTTTGTCTTTCACACCCACCCAGTAATGCACCAACAAATCCGGGTGCTGATCGAGGCTGGTCTGCGTCAACCCTTTCTGCCGAAGTTCCCGCTCGAGCATGCTCTCGAGTCGATCTCGAACCAGGGAGTTGTCCAGTCGCCCGCTTTGATTCAGGTCCGTCATTCCGGAAAACGCAAATGTCTTGAACCGGCTGAAATCGACGGTCGAATCGAAGTCGGTCCTGACATCAATCGCGCTACACCCTACGGCACAGGCCACGAACATAGCCGCCGCTCCGCTCCACCATCCCTGCATAGTGCAACTCCTTTCTCGAACTCGCATGGCTCCTGTCGAGCACGTGCCGGGAGCTCCCTGCCCC
It encodes the following:
- a CDS encoding DUF4136 domain-containing protein yields the protein MQGWWSGAAAMFVACAVGCSAIDVRTDFDSTVDFSRFKTFAFSGMTDLNQSGRLDNSLVRDRLESMLERELRQKGLTQTSLDQHPDLLVHYWVGVKDKQQVQSRPSAPASSWGDGYGWGSGYTGDLSYEYREGTLITDLVEPANKALVWRATMVAELREGVEENIQLTEKAIKKAFKNYPPPRTK